From Triticum aestivum cultivar Chinese Spring chromosome 4A, IWGSC CS RefSeq v2.1, whole genome shotgun sequence, a single genomic window includes:
- the LOC123083055 gene encoding uncharacterized protein, with amino-acid sequence MAAEQPSGKKNQPPEKKAPLPKVVTLNKALKLAQTWVDKMSTLEPDELDDKDFEGRPSGLGLGARVAPNAKRAAPTDPVERRLLGKVNAQKRKSAEEEKINTQEVNEPSDDDSGEPQGRTSACSKKRELPSVTSMPLGKKTK; translated from the exons ATGGCAGCCGAGCAGCCGTCGGGGAAGAAGAAtcagccgccggagaagaaggccccgCTCCCGAAGGTGGTCACGCTCAACAAGGCCCTCAAGCTG GCCCAGACATGGGTGGACAAGATGAGCACGCTAGAGCCGGATGAACTGGACGATAAGGATTTTGAGGGTCGGCCTTCAGG GCTTGGCCTTGGTGCTAGAGTGGCGCCAAACGCGAAGCGGGCAGCTCCCACTGATCCAGTGGAGAGGAGGTTGCTCGGGAAGGTGAATGCGCAGAAGAGGAAGTCAGCGGAGGAAGAGAAAATAAATACTCAGGAGGTGAATGAGCCGAGTGATGATGATAGCGGTGAGCCTCAAGGTAGAACCAGTGCTTGTAGCAAGAAAAGGGAATTGCCTTCAGTTACTTCAATGCCACTAGGGAAGAAGACCAAGTGA